In the genome of Podospora pseudocomata strain CBS 415.72m chromosome 2 map unlocalized CBS415.72m_2.2, whole genome shotgun sequence, one region contains:
- a CDS encoding uncharacterized protein (EggNog:ENOG503NZWB; COG:Q; SMCOG1001:short-chain dehydrogenase/reductase SDR; antiSMASH:Cluster_2) produces the protein MDPISTTVNLSTLRGKSVLITGGASGLGLATALAWASAGAHVTIADIQTPLDSLPNNIKYVQCDVTNWDSQVQAFKTAITSSPTQALDIVATFAGTAFMPGNQVDHVLAAGQPSLDADPAKPNIRNIEVNLIGVYYSSWLALYYLRLLPSTGSSEGAKPDKSLILVASIGAYMDSPKASTYPASKFGVRGLFRSTRARTLDIGVRCNLLAPWFVDTPLVAPIKNAMAARGVDMARVLDFVSVEACVEAASYCAVDGGVHGRALAIQPEGTFDLRDDYEDGWAGDQLRPIMKRRRQAGFDA, from the exons ATGgaccccatctccaccaccgtcaacctctccaccctccgcGGTAAATCAGTTctcatcaccggcggcgcctccggcctcggccttgccaccgccctcgcctgGGCATCCGCCGGAGCCCACGTCACAATCGCCGAcatccaaaccccccttgACTCCCTACCTAACAACATCAAGTACGTTCAGTGCGACGTCACAAACTGGGACTCGCAAGTGCAAGCCTTCAAAACAGCaataacctcctcccctaccCAAGCGCTCGACATCGTCGCCACCTTCGCCGGCACAGCCTTCATGCCAGGCAACCAAGTCGACCAcgtcctcgccgccggccAGCCCAGCCTCGACGCCGACCCTGCAAAGCCAAACATTAGGAATATAGAGGTGAATCTGATTGGAGTCTATTACAGCTCCTGGCTGGCGCTGTATTACCTCCGATTGTTGCCCTCTACTGGTAGTTCGGAAGGTGCAAAGCCGGACAAGTCACTTATCCTGGTCGCCTCAATCGGTGCGTACATGGACAGTCCCAAGGCATCGACCTACCCCGCCAGCAAATTCGGCGTCCGGGGTTTGTTCAGGAGCACGCGCGCTCGGACGCTGGATATCGGCGTCAGGTGCAATTTGCTGGCGCCGTGGTTTGTGGACACGCCGCTTGTTGCGCCGATTAAGAATGCGATGGCGGCTAGGGGGGTTGAtatggcgagggtgttggattTTGTGAGCGTGGAGGCTTGTGTGGAGGCTGCGAGTTATTGTgcggttgatggcggtgtgCATG GACGGGCACTGGCTATTCAGCCTGAGGGGACGTTTGATCTCAGGGATGACTATGAGGATGGGTGGGCGGGGGATCAACTGAGGCCGAttatgaagaggaggaggcaggctGGGTTTGATGCGTGA
- a CDS encoding uncharacterized protein (EggNog:ENOG503P5UP; COG:K; antiSMASH:Cluster_2) yields MLDKTAPSPSSAGPPSAQNARKLRDSCTECASSKVKCGKEKPTCSRCVRRGAKCTYMASRRTGRTSSNASKIAAENNPNGATIEVNGGTGSARNERTEPSRPVLRVGTPLNTQSTTMTTTTTNTSAAGDQQTRHSTPGPGPELDAIDPELWSSIMSPSGLITCDPASLSPPLTSIGTDVGSLFDLDFHSPMVIDYPVADQAGDGEGRPVSDLTSRINASVTDRDVFASHHLTSEFDWSVVQKPQCCFSIAIDILSRLFPPAPAGCKHPPASQVDTPKARTIESVISENKQTIESLTRLLDCDCSTDQYLISLMTLIALKVMGWYAAAADDAASAHPAAFEWPGSQSSSRSRSSVSSGSVASGSLGEQVLRLPTIVGNYCVAGQHQDRMAAQLVLSELHRVQKIVNGLSSRLESIRLRAAQDGGSGASSGSSSVGDVSEQPLGGARAGPLSVPTFTQLEDDLRKRFRVLSSETINVLRRA; encoded by the coding sequence ATGCTCGACAAAACAGCTCCGAGTCCATCGTCAGCCGGCCCACCCAGCGCTCAGAATGCCCGGAAGTTGCGGGATAGCTGCACCGAGTGCGCGAGCTCCAAGGTCAAGTGCGGCAAGGAGAAACCCACATGCTCACGGTGTGTTCGTCGGGGGGCCAAGTGCACCTACATGGCGTCAAGAAGGACAGGACGAACCTCGTCCAACGCGTCCAAAATTGCGGCCGAAAACAATCCGAACGGCGCTACCATCGAAGTCAACGGCGGCACAGGCTCGGCCCGGAATGAAAGGACTGAACCATCGAGGCCAGTACTGCGCGTGGGAACGCCCTTGAATACACAGTCCACGACGatgacaacgacgacaacaaacacctccgccgccggggaCCAGCAGACCCGCCACAGCACCCCAGGCCCCGGGCCCGAATTGGATGCTATCGACCCCGAGCTGTGGAGTTCCATCATGTCGCCCAGCGGCTTGATCACGTGTGACCCGGCCAGCCTCTCACCCCCCTTGACAAGCATCGGCACCGATGTCGGGAGTCTGTTCGACTTGGACTTTCATTCCCCCATGGTTATCGATTACCCGGTGGCAGACCAGGCAGGCGACGGTGAAGGCCGGCCGGTATCGGATCTAACCAGCAGGATCAACGCCTCGGTCACCGATCGCGATGTCTTTGCCTCTCACCATCTGACGTCCGAGTTCGACTGGTCCGTGGTTCAGAAACCACAGTGTTGCTTCTCCATCGCCATCGACATCCTCAGCCGCCTGTTTCCGCCGGCACCAGCTGGGTGCAAGCATCCACCAGCGAGCCAGGTTGACACACCCAAGGCACGCACCATCGAATCGGTCATCTCGGAGAACAAGCAAACCATAGAGTCCCTCACCAGGCTCCTGGATTGTGATTGCTCGACAGACCAGTACCTCATATCGCTCATGACGCTCATTGCGCTCAAGGTCATGGGTTGGTATGCTGCTGCGGCCGACGACGCTGCTTCGGCGCACCCTGCCGCCTTTGAGTGGCCGGGCTCCCAATCTTCGTCCCGCTCCAGATCATCTGTCTCGTCGGGCTCTGTGGCTTCGGGCTCCCTCGGTGAGCAGGTGTTGCGGCTACCTACCATTGTCGGCAACTACTGCGTCGCTGGCCAGCATCAGGATCGCATGGCAGCTCAGCTCGTCCTGAGCGAGCTCCACCGAGTGCAGAAAATTGTGAACGGACTGTCATCGCGGTTAGAAAGCATCCGCCTGCGTGCAGCTCAGGACGGCGGTTCCGGGGCTAGCTCTGGGTCGAGCAGTGTGGGCGATGTAAGCGAGCAGCCACTAGGCGGTGCTCGTGCCGGGCCCCTCTCCGTTCCAACCTTCACCCAGCTTGAGGATGACCTGAGAAAGCGATTCCGGGTGTTGTCGTCGGAAACGATCAATGTCCTTCGTCGCGCCTAG
- the NOR1 gene encoding NADP-dependent oxidoreductases 1 (antiSMASH:Cluster_2; COG:Q; SMCOG1001:short-chain dehydrogenase/reductase SDR; EggNog:ENOG503P3BH), whose amino-acid sequence MMAASMNGINGKGNYKQTYLITGASRGIGKGLVAAYLLRPDSIVIACVRDVATQSAALESLPKADTSSLVVVKLDCASESDASAAASQLQTNHSITHLDVVIANAAIATNYGPASTMQLEHLQNHMMVNTYSVLLLFQATRLLLQAAKAGNAKFVLVGAPLSTITGMEEYARVPLSAYCVSKLAANWLVRKFHFENKWLVAFIVDPG is encoded by the exons ATGATGGCCGCCAGCATGAACGGCATCAACGGCAAAGGAAACTACAAACAGACCTATCTGATAACTGGCGCCAGCAGAG GCATCGGCAAAGGCCTCGTAGCCGcctacctcctccgccccgaCAGCATCGTCATTGCCTGCGTGCGTGATGTCGCGACTCAGTCAGCCGCCCTGGAGTCTCTCCCAAAGGCAGACACCTCGTCCCTTGTAGTCGTCAAGCTGGACTGCGCCTCGGAAAGCGACGCCTCGGCCGCCGCCTCGCAGCTCCAGACCAATCACAGCATCACCCACCTGGACGTGGTCAtcgccaacgccgccatTGCGACAAACTACGGCCCCGCCTCGACGATGCAGCTCGAGCACCTGCAAAATCACATGATGGTCAACACGTACTcagtgctgctcctgttCCAGGCCACgcgcctcctgctccagGCGGCAAAGGCGGGAAACGCAAAGTTTGTGCTCGTCGGGGCACCGCTGAGCACCATCACGGGGATGGAAGAGTACGCGCGCGTCCCGCTGAGTGCGTACTGCGTGTCCAAGCTGGCGGCGAACTGGTTGGTGAGAAAGTTTCACTTTGAGAATAAGTGGCTGGTGGCTTTTATTGTGGATCCCGGGTAA
- a CDS encoding uncharacterized protein (SMCOG1066:alpha/beta hydrolase domain-containing protein; antiSMASH:Cluster_2; EggNog:ENOG503P2N8; MEROPS:MER0034665; COG:V) — protein sequence MNAESRLEKPYREFIADLGQAPHLTGSTDETKQQWNILISKMMQRYGFPPPDPTVITETVHLGDFSVRTYTPNDASDANLPLGVYFHGGGFVMGSVEQEDGFARALSKNAQMRIVSVGYRLAPEFKFPTGLNDGVAAAVWALDHFGADEITLMGTSSGGNLAFGVGLKLIEMMGMRDRVKGVVALAPVTVHPDAVPLDKREGYTSYEENDEYTVNSKSAMLSWLDTYGGAPEDPYLSVLLHPRLGDLKKVYVTESGADTLRDDARLMKDSLEEAGVAVLYDAYPGYPHYSWLFPCKSLAEHQKVFWGNMFKGIHWVASD from the exons ATGAACGCCGAATCCCGCTTGGAAAAACCCTATCGCGAG TTCATCGCCGACCTCGGCCAAGCACCCCATCTAACCGGCTCCACAGACGAAACCAAGCAGCAATGgaacatcctcatcagcaaAATGATGCAACGATACggcttccctccccccgacCCGACCGTAATCACCGAGACAGTCCATCTCGGCGACTTCTCGGTCCGGACTTACACCCCCAACGACGCCAGTGATGCCAATCTCCCTCTCGGGGTCTACTTCCACGGAGGCGGCTTCGTCATGGGCAGCGTCGAGCAAGAAGATGGCTTCGCCCGCGCCCTAAGCAAGAATGCCCAGATGAGGATCGTCAGCGTCGGGTATCGACTCGCGCCCGAGTTCAAGTTCCCGACTGGGTTGAACGACGGGGTGGCTGCTGCCGTTTGGGCCCTCGATCACTTTGGTGCTGACGAGATTACCTTGATGGGGACTTCTAGCGGTGGCAATCTTGCATTTGGGGTCGGGCTGAAGCTCATTGAGATGATGGGTATGCGGGATAGGGTCAAGGGAGTGGTGGCGTTGGCTCCGGTGACGGTTCACCCTGATGCTGTGCCGCTGGACAAGAGGGAGGGTTATACCTCGTATGAAGAGAATGACGAGTACACGGTCAACAGCAAGTCGGCGATGCTATCCTGGTTGGACACGTATGGTGGCGCGCCGGAGGATCCATATCTGtctgttcttcttcatccccgcCTTGGGGATTTGAAGAAGGTATACGTGACCGAGTCCGGGGCGGATACGCTGCGAGATGACGCAAGGCTTATGAAGGATAGTCTTGAGGAAGCTGGCGTGGCGGTTCTGTACGATGCTTATCCTGGTTATCCGCACTACTCGTGGTTGTTCCCTTGCAAGAGTCTTGCGGAGCATCAAAAGGTATTCTGGGGAAACATGTTCAAGGGAATTCATTGGGTGGCCAGTGACTAG
- a CDS encoding uncharacterized protein (antiSMASH:Cluster_2) — translation MLVKGGERLAGSHVIKPLGDMMELHSSGSIASNSGPGPGVLWRVCWSPAAEVFVVVVVIVVDCVFKGVPTRSTGLDGSVLSFRAEPVPPLTSMVAPFGLFSAAILDALDEVRPVLLDAIRNATWPCIWATADTRRLMRHAACIMRNVSPYPMSSCHSLQDGLLQQSPAMRLSGPDH, via the exons ATGCTTGTCAAGGGGGGTGAGAGGCTGGCCGGGTCACACGTGATCAAGCCGCTGGGCGACATGATGGAACTCCACAGCTCGGGGTCGATAGCATCCAATTCGGGCCCGGGGCCTGGGGTGCTGTGGCGGGTCTGCTGGtccccggcggcggaggtgtttgttgtcgtcgttgtcatCGTCGTGGACTGTGTATTCAAGGGCGTTCCCACGCGCAGTACTGGCCTCGATGGTTCAGTCCTTTCATTCCGGGCCGAGCCTGTGCCGCCGTTGACTTCGATGGTAGCGCCGTTCGGATTGTTTTCGGCCGCAATTTTGGACGCGTTGGACGAGGTTCGTCCTGTCCTTCTTGACGCCAT ACGCAATGCTACTTGGCCGTGCATCTGGGCCACAGCAGACACTCGGAGGCTTATGAGACATGCTGCTTGCATAATGCGGAATGTGTCACCATACCCTATGAGCAGCTGTCACAGTCTGCAAGACGGGCTTTTACAGCAG AGCCCAGCCATGCGACTGTCGGGTCCAGACCACTAA
- a CDS encoding uncharacterized protein (antiSMASH:Cluster_2; SMCOG1042:O-methyltransferase; COG:J; EggNog:ENOG503P0FQ), which translates to MITSGFLQEPQQGHVAHSPLSAQFVTEPALLDAVMFLSGTAAPASLKMATATRQYGASDRTDQSAYTVAFDTGVPLASVFELQPRLQRQFGTYLESVTNGDQAGTRDVLMRVDWGSLGNATVVDVGAHSSATAAGLVALFPTLQFIVQMYEAPSTTTPSSSDLPRLPHLPAALPPVPGIGFSDHNAKVTLQKRSLGTSQPVRNAAIYILHLPSPTPSLRWSTIAIHATAELTAHVDVLRANPGSRLILTALVLPPPGTVDVEVEATARLRDISLLQLSNGRHAEKVEVVDLLNGIRDSSGGFVVTDEIRCPSSPFVALEIRYQSYDDLRR; encoded by the exons ATGATCACTTCGGGATTCCTTCAGGAGCCCCAGCAGGGTCATGTCGCCCACAGCCCTTTATCGGCGCAGTTTGTGACCGAGCCGGCACTTCTCGACGCGGTAATGTTTCTTTCGGGCACCGCTGCCCCAGCCTCGTTGAAGATGGCAACTGCCACCAGGCAGTACGGAGCCTCAGACCGCACCGATCAGTCTGCCTACACAGTTGCCTTTGATACCGGCGTTCCTCTAGCCAGTGTCTTTGAGCTACAACCCAGACTCCAGCGCCAGTTTGGCACTTATCTCGAATCCGTTACAAACGGCGACCAAGCCGGCACCCGCGATGTGCTGATGCGGGTGGACTGGGGCAGCTTGGGAAACGCCACGGTGGTGGAC GTTGGCGCTCACTCGTCCGCTACAGCGGCTGGCCTGGTGGCTTTGTTTCCGACTCTCCAGTTCATCGTACAAATGTATGAAgctccttcaaccaccacaccctcctcttctgatttaccccgtctcccccacctccctgcCGCCCTCCCACCGGTCCCTGGAATCGGGTTCTCGGATCACAATGCCAAGGTCACCCTTCAGAAACGGTCTCTAGGGACCTCGCAACCGGTACGGAACGCCGCCATCTACATTCTACACCTCccgtctccaaccccatccctcAGGTGGAGCACTATCGCCATCCACGCCACTGCAGAGCTTACCGCACACGTCGATGTGCTGCGGGCCAATCCAGGGTCCCGACTCATTCTGACGGCCCTGgttctcccccctccaggTACGGTGGACGTTGAAGTTGAGGCGACGGCACGGCTGCGGGATATTTCCCTGCTTCAGCTCTCCAACGGCCGCCACGCGGAAAAGGTAGAGGTGGTCGACCTCCTAAACGGTATCCGCGATAGCTCGGGAGGGTTTGTGGTCACGGATGAGATCCGATGCCCAAGCAGCCCGTTTGTGGCGCTGGAGATTCGATATCAGTCCTATGATGATCTTAGGCGCTGA
- a CDS encoding uncharacterized protein (EggNog:ENOG503P4YH; COG:S; antiSMASH:Cluster_2) encodes MVAGCSRVRAEMLTTRQRACCKRVVTLAGRRCTLPLRTGSQFACLPKTALELCCCLQTFSCSTLQLSPHFFLSFPKTFLPSRTEHSSPSDRKSHTITLKSQDEQLTMAPSQLSALQYAAHAFATIFTGFGINAILRPQHALTFFEFAPPASAADAKMVDSLMAVYGARDIFMGVAIYAAALFGTKKSLGWTLVAASGVAVVDGIVCWSHGQGEWNHWGYAPMITAVGAVLLGILDGAPAPKRN; translated from the exons ATGGTGGCCGGATGCTCAAGGGTTAGGGCCGAAATGCTCACCACCAGACAAAGAGCCTGCTGTAAGAGGGTGGTTACACTGGCAGGCAGACGCTGCACCTTGCCGCTAAGGACGGGAAGTCAGTTTGCATGCCTTCCCAAAACGGCATTGGAGCTTTGTTGCTGCCTCCAAACTTTCAGCTGTAGCACTCTCCAACTGTCTCCCCActtcttcctttctttccccaAAACCTTCCTTCCATCTCGCACTGAGCACAGCAGCCCGAGTGATCGCAAGAGTCACACCATCACAC TCAAATCACAAGACGAACAATTGACAATGGCCCCTTCTCAGCTTTCCGCTCTGCAGTATGCTGCCCACGCCTTtgccaccatcttcaccggcTTTGGCATCAACGCTATCCTCCGCCCGCAACATgccctcaccttcttcgAGTTCGCTCCCCCGGCGTCCGCTGCCGATGCCAAGATGGTGGACAGCTTGATGGCCGTGTATGGTGCGCGCGACATTTTCATGGGAGTGGCCATCTACGCTGCTGCCCTCTTCGGCACAAAGAAGTCGCTTGGCTGGACCCTCGTTGCCGCTAGTGGTGTTGCCGTGGTTGACGGCATTGTGTGCTGGAGTCACGGGCAGGGAGAGTGGAACCACTGGGGGTATGCGCCCATGATCACCGCCGTTGGTGCCGTACTACTGGGTATTTTGGACGGTGCCCCCGCGCCGAAGCGGAACTAA
- a CDS encoding uncharacterized protein (COG:S; EggNog:ENOG503P1QV; antiSMASH:Cluster_2), translating into MLGIRLVSLLAFTGSALAELDFSQWKTRQPGELRAPCPAMNSLANHGFIQRDGKNITVEGLTPVLKEVFHLSHELAFTVSQLGLFTALDPSKGVFTLQDLTDRHNVFEHDASLSREDAKFGGDQSVLHKGQFQKFMDHFKGEKYISFEAAAKARYAMVQDSRKRNPDFTYDVTHRITSYGETIKYLRTIVEPSTGKCPVDWIKILFEQERLPYKEGWRPPTNELSGFSLASEVLELALITPEKLPVDECLGKGKGKGNCKRRRSYLGI; encoded by the exons ATGTTGGGCATTCGCCTGGTATCTCTGCTGGCCTTCACTGGCTCAGCCCTCGCAGAACTCGACTTCTCCCAGTGGAAGACTCGCCAGCCCGGCGAGCTCCGCGCTCCCTGTCCGGCCATGAATAGTCTTGCCAACCACGGCTTCATCCAGCGTGATGGCAAGAATATCACCGTCGAGGGCCTCACCCCTGTCCTCAAGGAGGTCTTCCATCTCAGTCACGAGCTCGCCTTCACCGTGTCTCAGCTGGGCCTCTTTACGGCCCTTGACCCATCCAAAGGTGTCTTTACTCTTCAAGACCTCACGGATCGTCACAACGTCTTTGAGCACGATGCTTCCCTGTCTCGCGAAGATGCCAAGTTCGGCGGTGACCAGTCTGTTCTTCATAAAGGACAGTTCCAAAAGTTCATGGATCACTTCAAGGGAGAAAAGTACATCTCCTTCGAGGCCGCTGCTAAGGCCCGCTATGCCATGGTCCAGGACTCGCGCAAGAGAAACCCCGACTTCACCTACGACGTCACGCACCGCATCACCAGCTACGGCGAAACCATCAAGTACCTCCGTACCATTGTCGAGCCCTCTACAGGGAAGTGCCCGGTTGACTGGATCAAGATCCTTTTTG AGCAAGAGCGTCTTCCCTACAAGGAGGGCTGGAGGCCCCCTACCAATGAGCTCAGCGGCTTCAGTCTCGCGAGCGAGGTTTTGGAGCTGGCTTTGATCACTCCTGAGAAACTTCCCGTCGATGAGTGCttgggcaagggcaagggtaAAGGAAACTGCAAGAGACGGCGCAGCTACCTTGGTATCTAA
- a CDS encoding uncharacterized protein (SMCOG1034:cytochrome P450; COG:Q; EggNog:ENOG503P14Z; antiSMASH:Cluster_2), producing MTIGFHRLYFHPLRNHPGPRLWAVSRLPWLYSTVKGTIIQDLKAFHEQYGPVVRVAPNELSYTNPAAAKPIYQSNPEFPKDPMHLPPFHNGTPGILAADHQNHRRYRRLLSGAFSDRGMRAQQNMIQHHVDLLVSQLKQAASQDNNNNNNNSVDMCQWYNWTTFDIIGDLAFGESFGCLSNAATHEWIASIQGNVKAIPVINAIRRLRLDWIIPLIAPRKLLAMRARNAKFTEDRVDARRGLGTTTPRGDLWDGVMEGMSRDEMISNASAIVLAGSETSATLLSGCTWLLLRNPQVLGRLTEHVRGSFGDESEIDLISVGKLDYMLAVLDEALRLYPPVPMQSNRVVTGKGGGSIAGGWVPEGTSVALQLYAACRSSSNFHRPNEFLPERWLGGKDGGAFADDRREVSQPFSIGPRNCIGRQLAYAEMRLILAKILWHFDLELDCAKMQGRDWMGGQGVWILWDKPPLWVTVRPRPRS from the exons atgaCGATAGGATTCCATCGCCTATACTTCCACCCACTCCGGAACCACCCAGGACCACGATTGTGGGCCGTCTCACGTCTCCCCTGGCTCTACAGCACAGTCAAAGGCACCATTATCCAGGACCTCAAAGCCTTCCACGAACAATACGGCCCCGTAGTTCGAGTAGCACCCAATGAACTCTCATacaccaaccccgccgcAGCAAAGCCAATCTACCAGTCCAACCCGGAATTCCCAAAGGACCCCAtgcacctccccccctttcacaaCGGAACACCAGGCATCCTCGCCGCagaccaccaaaaccaccgGCGCTACCGCCGTCTGCTCTCGGGAGCCTTCTCCGACCGGGGAATGCGCGCCCAGCAAAACATGATCCAGCATCACGTCGACCTGCTAGTCTCACAACTCAAACAGGCGGCGTcacaagacaacaacaacaacaacaacaactcggTAGACATGTGCCAATGGTACAACTGGACAACCTTTGACATCATCGGCGACCTCGCCTTTGGCGAATCCTTTGGCTGCCTCTCCAACGCGGCCACGCACGAGTGGATCGCGTCCATCCAGGGAAACGTCAAGGCCATCCCcgtcatcaacgccatccgCCGGCTGAGGCTGGACTGGATCATCCCTTTGATCGCCCCCAGGAAACTCCTCGCCATGCGGGCTCGCAACGCAAAGTTCACCGAGGACAGGGTGGACGCCCGGAGAGGGCTCGGGACAACGACGCCACGGGGTGACTTGTGGGATGGTGTGATGGAGGGCATGTCTCGGGACGAGATGATCAGCAACGCCAGCGCCATTGTCCTTGCGGGGAGCGAGACCTCGGCCACGCTGCTGAGCGGGTGCacgtggctgctgctgcggaaCCCCCAGGTGCTGGGGAGACTGACGGAGCATGTACGGGGGTCGTTTGGGGATGAGTCGGAGATTGACCTGATTAGTGTGGGGAAGCTAGATTACATGCTCGCTGTGCTGGATGAGGCTTTGAGGTTGTACCCGCCTGTTCCTATGCAGAGTAACCGCGTGGTGACTGGCAAAGGGGGGGGCTCGATTGCGGGTGGATGGGTTCCTGAAGGG ACCTCAGTGGCACTCCAGCTCTACGCGGCATGTAGATCCAGCAGTAACTTCCACCGGCCGAATGAATTTCTCCCTGAGCGCTGGCTCGGGGGAAAGGACGGGGGTGCCTTTGCCGATGACCGGCGCGAGGTATCTCAGCCGTTCAGCATCGGTCCCCGCAACTGTATCGGCCGCCAGCTCGCCTACGCCGAGATGCGGCTCATCCTGGCCAAGATCTTGTGGCATTTTGACCTGGAGCTGGATTGCGCCAAGATGCAGGGCCGCGATTGGATGGGGGGCCAGGGGGTTTGGATCCTGTGGGATAAGCCACCGCTCTGGGTGACGGTGCGTCCCAGGCCGCGTTCCTGA
- a CDS encoding uncharacterized protein (EggNog:ENOG503P67N; COG:S; antiSMASH:Cluster_2), with amino-acid sequence MSVIRVKMFIALAQSQPFTPSRSINDYEAILSAKPANQPTMPVYHVALFKLKPEADPNKVKQWQALAEGMVGQVPGLIGLQAGAPIALTAPMAKGFDMGVVVHLDYVESLATFFTHPSHEEVNELYKDVCEMGSTIGYDIEF; translated from the exons ATGTCAGTTATTCGGGTCAAGATGTTCATTGCCCTCGCCCAAAGTCAACCCTTCACACCTAGCAGGTCAATAAACGATTACGAAGCAATCTTATCAGCAAagccagccaaccaaccaacgATGCCTGTTTACCACGTTGCTCTTTTCAAACTCAAACCAGAGGCTGACCCCAACAAGGTGAAGCAGTGGCAAGCACTGGCTGAGGGAATGGTCGGACAAGTACCTG GCCTTATAGGTCTTCAGGCAGGCGCGCCCATTGCCTTGACGGCACCCATGGCAAAGGGCTTTGACATGGGCGTGGTGGTGCACCTGGATTACGTTGAGAGTCTGGCGACCTTTTTTACCCATCCCAGTCATGAGGA GGTCAATGAACTGTACAAAGATGTTTGTGAGATGGGTAGCACTATTGGATATGACATTGAGTTTTAG